The Longimicrobium sp. genome contains the following window.
GCAGGGCCGCCTATGGATCCTTCGGCCGCCGCCCGGCATCGGCGCTCGCGACGTTCCGGCGCGGCGGCTCCCTCCGGATGACGTCTCGGCGGACAGCGACTTACGAGATTCTGACACCGTCAGGACGACGCCTTCCGCCTGCCGGCCGACGGCGGCGCCAGCTCCACCTCGCGGCCCTCCTCGGCGGAGCGGTAGGCGGCCTCCATCACGCGCATGAGCTGCACGTGGTCGGCGGCGGGGTCGGGCTTCTTCTCGCCGCGGATCACCTCCACGAAGTGCTGCAGCTCGTTGCGGTAGCTGGCGGTGAAGACGTTCTCGCCGCCGGGCGGCAGCTTGGGCGTCACGTTCGCCAGCCCCGCGCCCATCTCGCGGTAGACGGCCAGCGGCGAGAGCGTGCCGCTCCCGGCCGAGCCCAGCAGGTGCAGGAACTGCCGGTCCTTCTTGGCCAGCAGGTTCCAGGTGACCTCCAGGTTCACCAGCCGGTCGCCCTCCAGACGCACAAGCAGGGCCGCCGCGTCCTCCACCTCGGCGCCGGGGGCGCGGTGTGTGTGCGCGCTCACCCGCAGCGGCCGGGGGTAGCCCAGCGTCCACAGCCCCAGGTCGAGCATCTGCAGCCCCAGCTCCATCAGCGCGCCGCCGCCGGCCGAGCGGCGCTCGCGCCAGGAGCGGCCCACCGGCTTGGCGCGGTTCAGCCACCCCGCCTTCAGGTAGAACACGTCGCCCAGCTCGCCGCTGGCCACGAACGAGCGCAGCGCCCGCGCGTCGGGGCGGAAGCGCTGGTTCATGGCCACCAGCAGCCGCTCCCGCGCCCCCTCCTCCTGGAGGATGCGCTCCACCCCCTCGGGCGAGAGCGCCAGCGGCTTCTCGCACAGCACGTACTTCCCGGCCCGCAGCGCGTCGACCACGTTCTCCTCGTGGCGGGCGCTGGGGGTGCACACCACCACGGCCTGGATCGACTCGTCCTCCAGGACCCGCTCGCCCGGGACGGCCGCGGTGCCGTAGCGCAGGGCCACGGTGCGGGCGGCGTGGGCGTCGCGGTCGGAGACGGCGGCCACCTCCACGCCGCGCATGCGGGAGAGGATCGGCAGGTGCGCCACCTGGGCGATGGCGCCGGCGCCCAGGATGGCCACCCGGGTCGGGGGGCGCTGGACGGTCATCGCCCGCCTCCGGCCGCCGCGGGCGGCCGCACCGGGCCGCCCGGGAAGGTCCACGACAGGCCCACGCCGGCGCCCAGCCAGCGGGCGTTGCTGGCCAGCACGCCGCGCACCTCGCCCTGCACGCGCAGCGACGGCCCCAGCGCGAGCTCCACCCCCGCCATGGCGTTCAGCCCCGGGGTGATGGCGTCCAGCACGTCTTCCACGAAGGTGTCGTCGACGAAGTCGCCGCCGCCGTTGACCAGGTGGATGCCGACGCCCACGCCCGCGTACGGCTCGATGCCGAGGTCGGTGGTCCACAGGTACTGCGCGTCGACGTCGAGCGAGAGGTCGGAGAGGTGCACGGTGCCCAGGTCGATCCCCGTGCAGGACACGCCCGAGCGGTCGCAGGCGGCCTCGATGCGCCGCTCGATCTCGTCCACCTCGCTGTCCTTGATGTCGCTGGACCAGAAGGTGAGGCTGGGCGCGATGCGGACGTTGGGCCCCACCTCGCCCAGGTCGGCGCGCAGGTGCACCCCCAGCGCGCTCTTGCTGCGCGCCGGGAGCACGCCGAAGAGCCACACCCCGATTCCCTGGAAAGCGAGGTTCTCGTAGTCGTAGTCCTCGGGCCGCTGCGCGCTCGCGGGCGCGCCGATGCCGAGCGCGGCCACCACCGGCAGCAGGAAGGCGAACGAGGTTCGGCGCATGGCGTCTCCTGGCGGGAGGGAAGGGAAGTGCGTGAGTGCGTTAGTGCGTTAGTGCGTTAGTGGATTGGTGCGCTGGTGATGTTGGCGCGGGTGCCCGGCTTCCGGGTGATCGGCCGCCATCGGGCCGGGCGGTTGAAACCGCTGCAACAACGACAGGAAGTCCGCCTGCGCGGACTGCTCGTCGCCGTCTCTCGAGCGAATTCCGGGGGGTCGGCGCCTCGACCCGCCCCCGCAGCCTCGCGGGGTTTGCGAGGCTTCCTGCAGTTGTTGCCGCGGCTTCAGCCGCCCCCTCTCAGTACATGTCCGTGACCTGCGTCCCCGGATAGTACGCCTGCAGGATCGTGCGGTAGTCCTGGCCGGCGCGGGCGCGGCCCATGGCGCCCACCTGGCACATCCCGATGCCGTGCCCCCAGCCGCCGCCCTCGGCCACGATCTCGCCGCCCTGCACCCGCACGTCGAACTTCGAGCTGTTGAGGATGCCGCCGCGCACCGGCGTCAGGATCCAGCGCACGCGGTCCCTGCCCACCGTGAAGGTGCCGGCGTCGGTCTCGATCTCCAGCGAGCGCACGCGCCCCGAGGGCGTCCGCCGCGTGACCTCCATGCCGCGGATCTGGCGGATCGTCCGCCCGCCGAGCGAGTCGCGCAGCGTGCGGTTCAGGATGGCGGCCAGCTGGTCGTGCGTCCAGCGCTCGGTCCAGCGGAAGCGGCTCGACGAGCGGTCGTACGCCTCGCCCGTGCGCGGGTCCACGTCGACCACCGAGACCAGGTACGGCACCGGGGCCTCGTTCCACACCTCGTCGATCGCCGCCGTCTGCCCCGCGCAGGTGGAGTGGTAGTAGGCGGTGATCGGCTGGCCGCGGTACGTCAGGACCTCGCCCGCCGTCTCGCCCACGGCGCGGTGGACGATCGGGTCCTCGTCCGCCACCCCGCCGTAGACCTGGTCCTCGGTGGTGGGGTAGACGTCGAAGCCGAGCTGCTGGCGGCGCCCCATGTACTTCACCGCGTAGGTGCGCGCCGCCACCGCCTGCGCCTTCACCGCCTGGTAGATCTCCTCCGACGCGCGGCCGATCTCGCGGGGGACCACGCCCAGCAGATAGCTCTCCATGTCGAGCCGGTTGACGAGCGTGAGCCCGCCCGCGCCGGCCGCCTGCACCAGCATCGCCCCCCGGTAGCTGCGGCCGCGCGTCTGCAGCGTCCCGATGTCCTCCGGCTCCACCACGAGCGGGAGGTCGAAGACGCGCGGGCCCCCTCCTCCCCCGGCGACCCGCAGCTCCGCGCCGGCGCCCGCGCGGGTGAAGCGGGCCACGCCGCCGCCCTCCACGCGCGCCGCCACCTGCCCGCCCGCGGTGCGGACGACGAAGCGGTCGGCCGAGGTGACCTCCACCGCGGGCGTGTCCACCGCGAGCCCCACGCGCACGGCCGGCGCGCGGGCGGCCGCGGGGGGCGGCGGTGCCGTCGGGCGCGGCGGCGGGGGAGCGGGCGGCGGCGCGGGCGCGGGAGCCTCGGGCGCGGGCGGCGGCAGCGGGACCGGCACCGGCCGCGTGGGCGCGCCGCGCGGGGTGCACGCCGCCGCCAGCAGCGCCAGGGCCGCGAGCGCGCTAGGCCAGCGCCGCGCCCAGGGCCTCGCGGGCGCGGCGGATCGTTTCCTCGACGTCATCATCCGTGTGCGCGGTGGACAGGAACCCGGCCTCGAACGCCGACGGCGCGAAGAACACGCCGCGCTCCAGCGCCGCGTGGAAGAAGCGGTTGAAGAGCGCCACGTCGGAGCGCTTCGCGTCGGCGAAATTCCGGACCGGTCCGGCCGCAAGAAAGACGCCCCACATCGATCCCGCGCTCCCCCCGCACGCCGGCACGCCCAGCTCCCGCGCGCTCGCCAGCAGCCCCTCGACCAGCCGCCGCGTCCGCCGCTCCAGGGCGGGGTAGGGGTCCTCGTCGCGCAGGACGCGCAGCTGCGCCAGCCCGGCCGCCATCGCCAGCGGGTTGCCGGAGAGGGTCCCCGCCTGGTAGACGGGCCCCACGGGCGCCACCTGGTCCATGATCTCCGCCCGCCCTCCGTACGCGCCCACCGGGAGCCCGCCGCCGATCACCTTCCCCAGCGTGGTGAGGTCCGGGCGGACGCCGTAGCGCTCCTGCGCCCCGCCGCGGGCGACGCGGAAGCCCGTCATCACCTCGTCGAACACCAGCAGCGCCCCGTCCTCCTCCGTGATCCGGCGCAGCGCGGGGAGGAAGCCGTCGTCGGGGGCGATGAAGCCCGCGTTGCCGACCACGGGCTCCAGGATCACCGCCGCGATCCGCCCCGGGTGCGCGCGGAAGGCGGCCTCCACCGCCTCCAGGTCGTTGAAGGGCGCCGTGAGGGTGAGCCTCGACAGCTCCGCGGGGACGCCGGGGGAGTTGGGGAGCCCCAGCGTGGCCACGCCCGAGCCGGCCTTCACCAGGAAGGAGTCGCCGTGGCCGTGGTAGCACCCCTCGAACTTGAGCACCAGCTCGCGCCCGGTGAAGCCGCGCGCCAGGCGCACGGCGCTCATGGTCGCCTCGGTCCCGCTGTTGACGAAGCGCACCCGCTCCAGCGACGGCACCAGCTCGCGCACCAGCTCGGCCAGCTCCACCTCGGCCGCGGTGGGGGCGCCGTACGAGGTGCCGCGCCCCGCCGCGTCGCGCACGGCCTCGACGACGGCGGGGTGGGCGTGGCCCAGGATCAGCGGGCCCCAGGAGAGCACGTAGTCCAGGTACTCGTTGCCGTCCACGTCCCAGAGCCGCGCGCCCGAGGCGCGCGCCACGAAGAACGGCTCGCCGCCCACCGCGCGGAAGGCGCGCACCGGCGAGTTCACGCCGCCGGGGATCACCTCGACGGCCCGCCGGAAGAGCGCGGCGGAGCGGGGGCGCGCCGGCATCTTACGAGCGGAAGTTGCCGAAGGAGAGCTCCAGCCCGAAGTCCTCCTTCTTGAGCGCGGCGATCACCGCCTGCAGCTCGTCGATCGAGGGGGAGGAGACGCGCACCTCGTCTTCCTGGATCTGCGCGTTGACCTTCTTGAAGCCGGCGGCCTTGATGGCCTTCACGATCTCCTTCGCCTTCTCGGTGGAGATCCCCTGCACCAGGGTGATGGTCTGGCGCACCTTGCCGCCGAACGCCTGCTCCACGTCGCCGTAGTCCAGGTTGCGGATGGGGACGCCGCGCTTGACCAGCTTGGTCTGGATGACGTCGACCAGCGCCTTGAGCTTGTAGTCGTCGTCGGCCAGCAGCTTGAGCGTGCCGTCCTTCTTGCTGAAGTCGATCTCGGCCGTGGCGCCCTTGAAGTCGTAGCGCTGCTGCACCTCCTTGCGCGCCTGGTTCACGGCGTTGTCGACCTCCTGCAGGTCCACCGTGGAGGTGATGTCGAAGGTGGCGGTCTTGGCCATTTCGCCCGGGTCCGCTGCGTGTCGTGTGGGAGTGAGGCGGGAATGTAGGTCGCCCGCACGGGGAGCGGCAACCCGCGGCCGCGCCGCAGTCCGGGAGGCGGGTCCTGAAACCGGCCGGGCCGCCGCTGCGTGGGAATGTGGAGGGCCGACACTTCGAGGCCCCGCGACAACGGACCCCAACGATGAGAGTGGACTTCCAGGAGCACGCGGCGCCCGGCGGGGAAGCGGCCGACCCCGTGGTCTCGCCCGAGGTGGTGGAGGAGGTGCTGGAGGTGGCGGCCGAGCTGCACGCCGAAGAGCTGACCCGGCTGCGCCGGAGCGACCTGTTCGAGGCCGCGGCCCAGGCGGGGATCCCGGCGAAGTTCGTCGCCGCGGCGCTCCGGCAGGTGTCCGCGCGGGAGCGGAGCGGAGGGGCCGCGGGCTCCGAGGCCGCCGGGCATCCGATGGGATGGTTCTTCGGCTACGTCGCCTACCTCTTCGTGCTGTCGCTGGCGGGCGTCTGGCTCGCCGGGCTGCTCTCGCCGCGCGACGCGCGGAGCACGGCGGCGGGGCTCGCCGCCTATGCGCTGATCTGGCTGGTGGGCGCCGTGACGGGCGTGCTGGTGATCGACTCGGCGCACTCGCGGCCAGGGAGATGACCGAAGCGCCGTTCCAGGCAAGCGCGGCCGGGCTTCCGGATGCCGGCGGGGAGGGAGCCGGGCCTGGGGGAGCGCGGTGGCCGAATCGGACAGGGCCGCACACGGTCTGCGACATCCGGAGCGCTTCGAAAGGGTGGCGAAGTTCCGGTCCGGGGTCCTGCGGGGCGGGAACTGGTCTGGCATCCGTCATCTGTGTAAAACTTACGGAAAAGGGCTGGCGGGATGCCTATGGTTTGCGCTATGTTTCAGGATCGCGGTTTCCGCGATGGCCCATTCCCCTCCCTCCCCCTTACCCGCACAAGAAAGGTTGTATCATGAGACGCGCATTCGTAGTGGCAGTGTGCTCCGGCATCATGGCCGTGGCTGCGACGTCGGTCGCTCACGCGCAGGCGACCCGGACCTGGGTCTCGGGTGTCGGTGACGACGTGAATCCCTGCTCGCGCACCGCTCCGTGCAAGACCTTCGCGGGCGCGATCTCCAAGACCGCGGCCGGCGGGGAGATCAACTGCCTCGATCCGGGCGGGTTCGGCACGATCACGATCACCAAGTCGATCACGATCGACTGCAGGGGGACGCAGGGCGGCATCCTGTCCGCGCTGGCTCCCACCGCCGTCAACGTCAACGGCACCGACATCGTCGTCACCCTCCGCAACCTCAACATCAACGCGGTGGGGACCGGGACGGACGGAGTCAGGTTCACCAATGGGAGGCGGCTCATCATCGAGAACGTCACCATTTCCGGAGTGACGCGCTACGGAGTCTGGGTCCCGACGATGGCGGGCGCCGGAAACCTCGTGATCTCGAACTCGTCGATCACCAACGGTGTCGATGGAGTCAGGGTCGCCTGGGGGAACGCCATGGTGAGCCACTCGGTCCTCTCGGGCAACTCCGGGTTCGCCCTGATCGCCGAGAACGTCGGCGTCATCAACGCCGACAGCAACATCCTGACCCACAACGGCACGGCCTTGCAGGCCGGCAACGGGGGCGCGGGCCAGGGCAGCGCGACGGTGAACATCTCGAACAACGACGTTTACTCCAACCTCAACGGCTTCGCCTGCGCCGGTGGGATCGTTGCCTCCAACGGCACGAACCGGAAGGGCGCCAATACGGGAGGGGCCGGGCCGGTCTGCTCGCCGAACGGTACCATCACCGTGCAGTAGCCATCCGGCCACACTCCGGGCCGCGCTCGCCACCGGGCGGGCGCGGCGGCGGGGGGGCCCTCTCCCTCGCGCCCGAAGCGCCGAAGTCCCTCCCCCCGGAAAGCCTGGAGGAGGGACTTCGGCGTTTCGCGCGACGAAGCCAGGTCCCGGACGGAATGGGGTGCGCGGTGGAAGCCTCGCGGGGTTTGCGAGGCTCCGTATTCCAGCGCGTGTCTTCAGGCACTCGCAGTGGCCGCGCCCGGGCGAGACCTCGCGTGAGGGATGCGCGCCCGGAGGGCCGGGACGGCGCCGCCACAGGGGGTATCGTGGCGGCGCTGGCCCGGCGCCGTTGGGCAGCGTCGTTTGCGGCCCTACGGCGCGCGCAGCCCGGCCCCCTTCAGGGGGGACACGCCCAGACCCGTCGTTGCAGTTGAAGCTCGTCGGCTCACCACCCCAGGACGGAGCGGAGGCGGTCGCGGTAGCCGCGGCTGGAGGCGAGCTTGGTGCCGTCGGCGAGCACGAAGAGGAACTCGCCGGCGCCCCACGACTCGATGCTGTGGATGCGGTCGACGTTGACGATGGTGGAGCGGTGGATGCGCACGAAGCGGCGCGGGTCCAGCGAGCGGTCCAGCTCGGACATGGTCTCGCGCAGCAGGTGCTGCTCCTTGCCCAGGTGCAGCCGCACGTAGTTGTCGGCGGCCTCGATCCAGTCCACGTCGGCGGCGCGCACCACGCGGAAGCGGTTGCCGGTCTTGACCACGAAGCGCTCGCGGTACTCGGCCGCGGCCTGCGAGAGCCCCTCCAGCCACTCCAGGAAGCGCGGGTCCACCCGCGCGCCGCCCCGCTGCCCGAGCTGCCGCCGCGCCCGCTCG
Protein-coding sequences here:
- a CDS encoding Gfo/Idh/MocA family oxidoreductase — translated: MTVQRPPTRVAILGAGAIAQVAHLPILSRMRGVEVAAVSDRDAHAARTVALRYGTAAVPGERVLEDESIQAVVVCTPSARHEENVVDALRAGKYVLCEKPLALSPEGVERILQEEGARERLLVAMNQRFRPDARALRSFVASGELGDVFYLKAGWLNRAKPVGRSWRERRSAGGGALMELGLQMLDLGLWTLGYPRPLRVSAHTHRAPGAEVEDAAALLVRLEGDRLVNLEVTWNLLAKKDRQFLHLLGSAGSGTLSPLAVYREMGAGLANVTPKLPPGGENVFTASYRNELQHFVEVIRGEKKPDPAADHVQLMRVMEAAYRSAEEGREVELAPPSAGRRKASS
- a CDS encoding SpoIID/LytB domain-containing protein, yielding MMTSRKRSAAPARPWARRWPSALAALALLAAACTPRGAPTRPVPVPLPPPAPEAPAPAPPPAPPPPRPTAPPPPAAARAPAVRVGLAVDTPAVEVTSADRFVVRTAGGQVAARVEGGGVARFTRAGAGAELRVAGGGGGPRVFDLPLVVEPEDIGTLQTRGRSYRGAMLVQAAGAGGLTLVNRLDMESYLLGVVPREIGRASEEIYQAVKAQAVAARTYAVKYMGRRQQLGFDVYPTTEDQVYGGVADEDPIVHRAVGETAGEVLTYRGQPITAYYHSTCAGQTAAIDEVWNEAPVPYLVSVVDVDPRTGEAYDRSSSRFRWTERWTHDQLAAILNRTLRDSLGGRTIRQIRGMEVTRRTPSGRVRSLEIETDAGTFTVGRDRVRWILTPVRGGILNSSKFDVRVQGGEIVAEGGGWGHGIGMCQVGAMGRARAGQDYRTILQAYYPGTQVTDMY
- the hemL gene encoding glutamate-1-semialdehyde 2,1-aminomutase, coding for MPARPRSAALFRRAVEVIPGGVNSPVRAFRAVGGEPFFVARASGARLWDVDGNEYLDYVLSWGPLILGHAHPAVVEAVRDAAGRGTSYGAPTAAEVELAELVRELVPSLERVRFVNSGTEATMSAVRLARGFTGRELVLKFEGCYHGHGDSFLVKAGSGVATLGLPNSPGVPAELSRLTLTAPFNDLEAVEAAFRAHPGRIAAVILEPVVGNAGFIAPDDGFLPALRRITEEDGALLVFDEVMTGFRVARGGAQERYGVRPDLTTLGKVIGGGLPVGAYGGRAEIMDQVAPVGPVYQAGTLSGNPLAMAAGLAQLRVLRDEDPYPALERRTRRLVEGLLASARELGVPACGGSAGSMWGVFLAAGPVRNFADAKRSDVALFNRFFHAALERGVFFAPSAFEAGFLSTAHTDDDVEETIRRAREALGAALA
- a CDS encoding YajQ family cyclic di-GMP-binding protein — its product is MAKTATFDITSTVDLQEVDNAVNQARKEVQQRYDFKGATAEIDFSKKDGTLKLLADDDYKLKALVDVIQTKLVKRGVPIRNLDYGDVEQAFGGKVRQTITLVQGISTEKAKEIVKAIKAAGFKKVNAQIQEDEVRVSSPSIDELQAVIAALKKEDFGLELSFGNFRS
- a CDS encoding right-handed parallel beta-helix repeat-containing protein, encoding MRRAFVVAVCSGIMAVAATSVAHAQATRTWVSGVGDDVNPCSRTAPCKTFAGAISKTAAGGEINCLDPGGFGTITITKSITIDCRGTQGGILSALAPTAVNVNGTDIVVTLRNLNINAVGTGTDGVRFTNGRRLIIENVTISGVTRYGVWVPTMAGAGNLVISNSSITNGVDGVRVAWGNAMVSHSVLSGNSGFALIAENVGVINADSNILTHNGTALQAGNGGAGQGSATVNISNNDVYSNLNGFACAGGIVASNGTNRKGANTGGAGPVCSPNGTITVQ
- a CDS encoding LytTR family DNA-binding domain-containing protein, which translates into the protein MTTIRTLIVDDEPLARERLRTLLEREDDVEVVGECGDGVEAVDSIVRLEPDLVFLDVQMPGVDGFEVIRRVGAARMPFVVFATAFDDFALQAFEANALDYLLKPFERERFRVSLERARRQLGQRGGARVDPRFLEWLEGLSQAAAEYRERFVVKTGNRFRVVRAADVDWIEAADNYVRLHLGKEQHLLRETMSELDRSLDPRRFVRIHRSTIVNVDRIHSIESWGAGEFLFVLADGTKLASSRGYRDRLRSVLGW